From Candidatus Atelocyanobacterium thalassa isolate ALOHA, a single genomic window includes:
- a CDS encoding glycosyltransferase family 2 protein: protein MHPNTNQIEMSVIIPFYNEERGLEHLFTRVLGVLDRLNLSYEVICVDDGSQDQTLKNLINYHYLYPEIKIISLSRNFGKDVALTAGLENAQGQVIIPIDADLQDPPELIEKLLQKWREGYDVVYGKRRSRQGESLVKRFTANAFYKVISKISSVSIPQDTGDFRLLDKKVVDALKTMPERTRFMKGLFAWVGFKQTYIIYDRPSRFQGTSKWNYWQLWNFALDGITSFSLIPLKVWSYLGVSVSFLSFMYGSFLIIRTLVLGIDVPGYASLMVTTLFIGGLQLITLGILGEYLGRIYEETKQRPLYLIKERHGFHMDS, encoded by the coding sequence ATGCATCCTAACACAAACCAGATTGAGATGTCAGTTATCATTCCCTTCTATAATGAAGAACGAGGCCTAGAACATCTTTTTACAAGAGTTCTAGGAGTTTTAGATCGTCTTAACTTATCTTATGAAGTTATTTGTGTAGATGACGGCAGTCAAGATCAAACTCTAAAAAATTTGATTAATTATCACTATCTTTATCCTGAAATTAAAATTATCAGCTTGTCTCGTAATTTTGGTAAGGATGTTGCACTAACTGCAGGATTAGAAAATGCTCAAGGACAAGTAATTATTCCCATTGATGCAGATTTACAAGATCCTCCTGAGCTTATTGAGAAGTTACTTCAAAAATGGCGCGAAGGTTATGATGTTGTTTATGGGAAACGAAGGTCTAGACAAGGAGAAAGCCTAGTTAAGAGATTCACGGCTAATGCATTCTACAAGGTAATTAGTAAAATTAGTAGTGTTTCTATTCCTCAAGATACAGGAGACTTTCGCTTACTGGACAAAAAAGTAGTCGATGCTTTAAAAACTATGCCAGAACGTACTCGTTTTATGAAAGGTCTTTTTGCATGGGTAGGATTTAAGCAGACTTATATCATATATGATCGTCCTAGTCGATTTCAGGGAACTAGTAAATGGAATTATTGGCAGTTATGGAATTTTGCCTTGGATGGTATAACCTCTTTTAGTTTAATTCCTTTAAAAGTCTGGAGTTATTTGGGAGTATCTGTTTCTTTTTTATCATTTATGTATGGCAGTTTTTTAATTATTAGAACATTAGTTTTAGGCATTGATGTTCCAGGATATGCTTCTTTAATGGTAACAACCTTATTTATAGGAGGACTACAATTAATTACACTAGGTATATTAGGGGAGTATCTAGGTCGTATATATGAAGAGACAAAGCAGCGCCCTTTGTATTTGATTAAAGAACGTCATGGTTTTCATATGGATTCTTAA
- a CDS encoding GUN4 domain-containing protein produces MTNQNISIINDLDDNFSKSKLAHQFTNGSSKEQFELIPQLINMGNTGWEILIDFLKLSNIDNIDLVQGEVFRELYQVKMPETELFIQEYFPNGLAPLDSQVNINYKSLSKLLLEQNFQEADTLTRKILLELAGESALQRKWVYFTEVANFPVMDLNTINTLWWLYSGGKFGFSVQRKLWLSAGKDFNTLWRKIGWKKGNHWTRYPKEFTWNLSAPNGHLPLLNQLRGARVADSIFSHSVWSEKNW; encoded by the coding sequence ATGACTAATCAAAATATTTCTATAATTAATGACTTAGATGATAACTTTTCAAAATCAAAATTAGCACATCAATTTACAAATGGAAGCTCAAAAGAGCAATTTGAATTAATTCCTCAGTTAATTAACATGGGAAATACTGGATGGGAAATCTTAATAGATTTTCTAAAGTTATCAAATATAGATAATATTGACCTTGTACAAGGAGAAGTTTTTCGAGAACTTTATCAAGTTAAGATGCCTGAAACAGAATTGTTTATTCAAGAATATTTCCCAAATGGATTAGCGCCTCTTGATTCTCAAGTAAATATTAACTATAAATCACTCAGTAAATTATTGTTGGAGCAAAACTTTCAAGAAGCAGATACTTTAACTCGAAAAATATTATTAGAATTAGCAGGGGAAAGTGCCTTACAACGCAAATGGGTTTATTTTACAGAAGTTGCTAACTTCCCTGTCATGGATCTTAATACTATAAATACTTTATGGTGGTTGTATTCTGGTGGAAAATTTGGGTTTTCTGTACAAAGGAAACTTTGGTTATCTGCCGGAAAAGACTTTAATACATTATGGCGAAAAATTGGCTGGAAAAAAGGTAATCACTGGACTCGTTATCCAAAAGAATTTACCTGGAATTTAAGTGCACCAAACGGGCATCTTCCTCTTCTTAACCAATTAAGAGGTGCAAGGGTCGCAGATTCTATTTTTTCACATTCCGTATGGTCTGAAAAAAATTGGTAA
- the ylqF gene encoding ribosome biogenesis GTPase YlqF, with protein sequence MSIIQWYPGHISKAERQLKEQIKNIDIIFEILDARIPIASHHPNINQWIEGKPKITVLNRMDMIPQSLYQKWLNWFKERGETAHFTDAKQGKGIKSLNQLAKEAGNLVNIKRVNRGMRPRPVRAVVIGFPNVGKSALINRLLGRKVAISARRAGVTRQLQWIRISKTIELLDAPGVIPIKLENQKNAIKLAICEDIGEAAYDNQQVAAKLIDLLLELNFEKTLQLRYGIDPLGISGEQYIEKLESSFYKGGKERVAMQLLNDFRKGIMGCIPLELPKN encoded by the coding sequence ATGTCAATAATTCAATGGTATCCAGGTCATATTTCAAAGGCAGAGCGACAACTTAAAGAACAAATAAAAAATATTGATATTATTTTTGAAATTTTAGATGCAAGGATTCCCATTGCTTCGCATCATCCGAATATCAATCAGTGGATTGAAGGTAAACCTAAAATTACTGTACTTAATCGAATGGATATGATACCACAATCTTTATATCAAAAATGGTTAAACTGGTTTAAAGAAAGGGGAGAGACAGCTCATTTTACTGACGCAAAACAGGGAAAAGGAATTAAATCTTTAAATCAATTAGCAAAAGAAGCTGGTAATTTGGTTAATATTAAAAGAGTTAATCGCGGGATGCGACCTAGGCCAGTTAGAGCAGTAGTAATTGGATTCCCGAATGTAGGTAAATCGGCTTTAATCAATCGTTTGTTAGGACGTAAAGTAGCTATTAGCGCTCGGCGTGCAGGTGTTACCAGACAGCTTCAATGGATTCGTATATCTAAAACTATTGAACTTTTAGATGCACCAGGAGTTATCCCAATTAAATTAGAAAATCAAAAAAATGCTATTAAGTTAGCAATTTGTGAAGATATTGGAGAAGCTGCTTATGATAATCAACAGGTTGCAGCTAAGTTAATAGATCTTTTATTAGAATTAAATTTTGAAAAAACTTTGCAATTGCGTTACGGAATTGACCCTCTAGGCATTAGTGGTGAACAATATATTGAAAAATTAGAAAGTAGTTTTTATAAAGGTGGCAAAGAAAGGGTTGCTATGCAATTATTAAATGATTTTAGAAAAGGTATAATGGGCTGTATTCCTCTAGAATTACCTAAAAACTAA
- the recJ gene encoding single-stranded-DNA-specific exonuclease RecJ, whose protein sequence is MKLPNQRWDVISPNPEKIQLLAEEMKISDLIVKVILNRGIDTSSLARIYLNPNEEILPPPLAEFPDLYKSISLLTRAIKEKSKIAICGDYDADGMTSTSLLLRALKYFGGDIHYKIPDRIKDGYGINTQIVENLAKNGVELILTVDNGISAYDPIQRAVELGVNVIITDHHDIPKKLPPADAILNPKLLSHESPYSGLAGVGVAYILALTLAQTLNKTEGIIASLLELFTLGTIADLAPLIGVNRRWLKQGLKQLPNSQLPGIQALIKVSGISDEQKQLRSDDIGFKLGPRINAVGRIGDPKVAIELLTTDDPELALEKALECEEINNVRKSLCEKIEKEAINLVENTPLNYQEKRVLVVIKDEWHHGVIGIVASRLVERYGVPVFIGTYEENDIEKIRGSARGIPEFDVFNALQYCDDLLDKFGGHKAAGGFGLKRKYLNSFEKRLSEFSHQHLKLHHIKPLIKIDSEINFKDINHNLYETLDSLQPWGIGNAIPIFWTPNVIILKQKIIGDNHLKISLVQNDGEKIEAIAWRFGTYYPLPKQLDIAYKLSKNSWNGKSNIQLEIVGIRLPESINKEFQSTFEFNGRQYICSIKDKILKIKNLQGKTLSIYKGQRKGLLENGYEKIKTIDVTHQPYYTIVKMALHSLKL, encoded by the coding sequence ATGAAACTACCAAATCAAAGATGGGATGTTATTTCGCCTAATCCTGAAAAAATTCAACTATTAGCTGAAGAAATGAAAATCTCTGACTTAATCGTCAAGGTAATTTTAAATCGAGGAATAGACACATCAAGTTTAGCTCGTATTTATTTAAATCCTAATGAAGAAATTTTACCTCCTCCTCTAGCAGAATTTCCAGACTTATATAAAAGTATTAGCCTTTTAACAAGGGCTATTAAAGAAAAAAGTAAGATTGCAATTTGTGGGGATTATGATGCTGATGGTATGACCAGCACTTCTCTATTGCTGAGGGCTTTGAAATATTTCGGAGGAGATATTCACTATAAAATTCCTGACAGAATTAAAGATGGTTACGGTATTAATACACAAATTGTAGAAAATCTAGCTAAAAATGGGGTGGAGCTAATATTAACGGTAGATAATGGTATTTCAGCTTATGATCCAATTCAAAGAGCCGTAGAACTAGGTGTAAATGTTATTATTACAGATCATCATGACATACCTAAAAAGCTACCTCCTGCAGATGCTATTTTAAATCCTAAGCTATTATCTCATGAATCACCTTATAGTGGGTTAGCTGGAGTAGGAGTTGCATATATTTTAGCTTTAACACTCGCTCAAACTTTAAATAAAACAGAAGGCATTATAGCTTCTTTATTAGAGCTTTTTACATTAGGTACTATTGCAGATTTAGCTCCTCTAATTGGGGTTAATCGTCGATGGCTTAAGCAGGGTTTAAAACAATTACCTAATTCCCAATTACCAGGTATTCAAGCTTTAATAAAAGTTTCAGGTATTAGTGATGAGCAAAAGCAATTAAGATCAGATGATATTGGCTTTAAACTAGGTCCAAGAATTAACGCTGTAGGGCGTATTGGTGATCCCAAAGTTGCTATTGAGTTATTGACAACTGATGATCCTGAGCTTGCATTAGAAAAAGCATTGGAATGTGAAGAAATTAATAATGTAAGAAAATCTTTATGTGAAAAGATTGAAAAAGAAGCCATAAATTTAGTAGAAAATACTCCTTTAAATTATCAAGAAAAAAGAGTTTTAGTAGTAATTAAAGATGAATGGCACCATGGAGTAATCGGTATTGTTGCTTCTCGCTTAGTTGAACGCTATGGCGTACCAGTTTTTATTGGAACTTATGAAGAAAACGATATAGAGAAAATTCGTGGATCAGCTAGAGGAATTCCAGAATTTGATGTTTTCAATGCTTTGCAATACTGTGATGACTTATTAGATAAATTTGGAGGACATAAAGCTGCAGGCGGATTTGGCTTAAAACGGAAATACTTGAATTCTTTTGAAAAAAGACTTAGTGAGTTTTCTCATCAACATCTTAAGCTACACCATATTAAACCTCTAATTAAAATCGATAGTGAAATCAATTTTAAAGATATAAATCATAATCTATATGAAACACTTGATTCTCTTCAACCTTGGGGAATTGGAAATGCTATCCCTATTTTTTGGACACCTAATGTAATAATATTAAAGCAAAAGATTATAGGAGATAACCATCTCAAAATATCACTAGTTCAAAATGATGGTGAAAAGATTGAGGCTATAGCATGGCGATTTGGAACATATTACCCTTTACCAAAGCAATTAGATATAGCATATAAATTGTCTAAGAATTCTTGGAACGGAAAGAGCAATATTCAGCTAGAAATTGTAGGTATACGTCTCCCTGAATCTATAAATAAAGAATTTCAAAGTACATTCGAATTTAACGGTAGACAATACATTTGTTCTATAAAAGATAAAATACTAAAAATTAAAAATTTACAAGGAAAGACTTTATCTATCTATAAAGGTCAAAGGAAAGGATTATTAGAAAATGGTTATGAAAAAATTAAAACAATTGATGTTACACATCAGCCGTACTACACAATAGTTAAAATGGCTTTACATTCTTTAAAATTATAA
- a CDS encoding heme o synthase gives MIGTDVVYRNENFLQVIKSYYQLTKPRIIPLLLITTAASMWIASNGEVNSFKLFITLLGGTFAAASAQVMNCIYDRDIDYEMLRTRTRPIPSGRVRSRHALIFAFILGFLSFSLFVAYINLLSGLLAMSGIVFYMLVYTHFLKRNSSQNIVIGGAAGSIPPLVGWAAVTGDLSWAPWILFTIIFLWTPPHFWALALMLKDDYAQVDVPMMPVVEGEESTVHQIWLYTLLVIPCTFLLIYSTETLGFLYGMSALILGVMFAQKTWLLKQNPLDKSLARSLFKFSILYLMLLCAAMVVDSLPITHKVITILGNNLNIFANYIWP, from the coding sequence ATGATTGGGACTGATGTTGTTTACCGTAACGAAAACTTTTTACAAGTTATCAAAAGCTATTATCAATTAACTAAACCTAGGATTATTCCTTTATTACTTATTACTACAGCTGCATCTATGTGGATTGCATCTAACGGTGAAGTTAATTCTTTTAAATTATTTATAACTTTGCTCGGAGGAACCTTCGCGGCTGCCTCAGCTCAAGTAATGAATTGTATCTATGACCGAGATATTGACTATGAAATGTTAAGAACAAGAACTCGTCCCATCCCATCAGGGCGGGTCAGATCTCGCCATGCTCTTATTTTTGCTTTTATACTAGGGTTTTTATCTTTTAGTCTTTTTGTTGCTTACATTAACCTCCTTAGTGGGTTATTAGCTATGTCTGGCATAGTTTTTTATATGCTGGTTTATACTCATTTCTTAAAGCGTAATAGTTCCCAAAATATTGTTATTGGCGGTGCAGCAGGTTCTATCCCTCCACTTGTCGGTTGGGCTGCAGTTACAGGAGACTTGAGCTGGGCCCCTTGGATATTATTTACTATAATTTTTCTGTGGACTCCTCCTCACTTTTGGGCATTAGCACTTATGTTGAAAGATGATTATGCTCAAGTAGATGTTCCTATGATGCCTGTAGTTGAGGGAGAGGAATCAACAGTACATCAAATCTGGTTATATACATTATTAGTAATTCCATGTACTTTTCTGCTGATATATTCAACAGAAACTTTAGGTTTTTTATATGGTATGTCTGCACTTATTCTAGGAGTTATGTTTGCTCAGAAAACCTGGCTATTAAAACAAAATCCTTTAGATAAAAGTTTAGCTCGATCATTATTCAAGTTTTCTATCCTATATTTAATGTTATTGTGTGCAGCTATGGTTGTTGACAGTCTTCCCATAACTCATAAAGTGATAACAATATTAGGAAATAATCTTAATATTTTTGCAAACTATATTTGGCCTTAG
- a CDS encoding COX15/CtaA family protein, whose amino-acid sequence MTRTVLIEEIKSDNSLKIRKWVKFFVWKIAIATLLLMAVGSATRVMNAGLACPDWPLCYGQLVPTKQMNLQVFLEWFHRLDASLIGISTITLLIISCWFRKQLPKWLPWSAMLALMLILVQGILGGLTVTRMLRFDIVTAHLGTALLFFGVLVVMAVSLSPPLEVKSESNLHWVGLPVTFLIYIQCLLGGLVGSRWALHQCLEESQLCTVMNSHIIGVIPTTLGVLSLVFMVWRNQNIHSSLKKLVWLAGGIIMCQVFLGIATFYLRLQVEPLTITHHTIGVILFGTLVALTTLAIRSVPRKNNFPSVAHKL is encoded by the coding sequence ATGACAAGAACTGTTCTAATAGAAGAAATAAAATCTGATAATAGTCTAAAAATCCGAAAATGGGTCAAATTTTTTGTATGGAAAATTGCCATTGCTACTCTTCTATTAATGGCAGTAGGAAGTGCAACAAGAGTTATGAACGCAGGCTTAGCCTGCCCGGATTGGCCATTATGTTATGGCCAACTAGTTCCCACTAAACAAATGAATTTACAAGTTTTTTTAGAGTGGTTTCACCGTCTTGATGCTTCTTTGATTGGAATAAGTACTATAACTTTGTTGATAATATCTTGTTGGTTTCGTAAGCAACTTCCCAAATGGTTACCTTGGTCTGCAATGTTAGCACTTATGTTGATTTTGGTTCAAGGAATTTTAGGAGGACTTACTGTTACTAGAATGTTAAGATTTGATATTGTTACTGCGCATTTAGGTACTGCTTTACTTTTCTTTGGAGTGTTAGTAGTTATGGCAGTATCATTAAGTCCTCCTTTAGAAGTTAAAAGTGAGAGCAATTTACACTGGGTTGGATTGCCCGTAACCTTTTTAATATATATTCAATGTTTGCTGGGAGGGTTGGTAGGTTCCCGTTGGGCTTTACACCAATGCCTTGAAGAATCTCAACTATGTACTGTTATGAATAGCCATATTATTGGTGTTATACCGACAACTCTTGGCGTACTAAGTTTAGTTTTTATGGTTTGGCGAAATCAAAATATTCACTCTTCTTTAAAAAAACTTGTCTGGCTTGCTGGAGGAATAATAATGTGCCAAGTTTTTTTAGGGATCGCGACATTTTATCTACGTTTACAAGTAGAACCTTTAACTATAACTCACCATACTATCGGTGTTATCTTATTTGGGACTTTAGTAGCTCTAACAACTCTAGCAATTCGTAGTGTTCCGAGAAAAAACAATTTTCCCTCGGTAGCTCATAAATTATAA
- the argS gene encoding arginine--tRNA ligase: MTPLNKKIIEDFNYALIKSFGEEFNNVDPQVSIAKDTRHADYQVNIAFSLAKKLKKKPQEISQIIIGNLPVSPVYETPSIGGPGFINLRIKKGYLEDQIKLLCEDERLGILKTHNSQKIIVDFSSPNIAKEMHVGHLRSTIIGDSLSRILEFIGHDILRLNHVGDWGTQFGMLISYLKEVFPNALYEANVLQIEDLVSFYRKAKKRFDEDIQFQEISREAVVKLQLGNEEYRKAWKLLCEQSRREFQVIYDILQIELTERGESFYNPFLEEIVNDLDKQKILEISDGAKCVFLEGFINKSGNPLPLIVQKSDGGYNYATTDLAALKYRINIDKAKHIIYVTDAGQSNHFAQVFQIAQRAGFLREETSVSHIPFGLVKGEDGKKLKTRSGETIRLKDLLDKSIYQARKNLENRLKTENREESQEFINNVANVVGIGSVKYADLSQNRNSDYIFSYDKMLSLQGNTAPYMLYAYARIKSILREEKINYAALENTQVILQDEAEIDLAKYLLQLNEVIEIIENTLLPNRLCEYLYELSKRFNRFYENCPVLKSVDSTKFSRLVLCDLTARTLELGLSLLGIDVLERM, encoded by the coding sequence ATGACCCCTCTTAATAAAAAAATAATTGAAGATTTTAACTATGCACTAATTAAATCTTTTGGTGAAGAGTTTAACAATGTTGATCCTCAGGTATCAATAGCTAAAGATACTAGGCATGCAGATTATCAAGTAAACATTGCTTTTTCATTAGCTAAGAAACTTAAAAAAAAACCACAAGAAATTTCTCAAATAATCATTGGGAATTTACCTGTCAGTCCAGTATATGAAACTCCTTCTATAGGTGGTCCTGGTTTTATTAACTTAAGAATAAAAAAAGGTTATTTAGAGGATCAAATTAAATTATTATGTGAGGATGAAAGACTGGGAATTTTAAAAACTCACAATTCCCAAAAAATAATTGTTGATTTCTCTAGTCCAAATATAGCTAAAGAGATGCACGTTGGTCATCTTAGATCTACTATTATTGGTGATTCACTTTCTCGTATTCTAGAGTTTATAGGTCATGATATTTTAAGGCTAAATCATGTAGGAGATTGGGGAACACAATTTGGAATGCTTATTTCGTATTTAAAAGAGGTATTTCCTAACGCCTTGTATGAAGCAAATGTTCTACAAATTGAAGATTTAGTAAGTTTCTATAGAAAAGCAAAAAAACGTTTTGACGAGGATATTCAATTTCAAGAAATATCTAGAGAAGCAGTAGTTAAGCTACAGCTAGGTAATGAGGAGTATCGTAAAGCATGGAAGCTATTATGTGAGCAGTCTCGCCGAGAATTTCAAGTTATTTATGATATTTTGCAAATTGAATTAACTGAAAGAGGAGAGTCTTTTTACAATCCTTTCTTAGAAGAAATTGTTAATGATTTAGATAAGCAAAAAATTCTAGAAATCAGTGATGGAGCTAAATGTGTCTTCCTGGAAGGATTTATAAATAAATCTGGGAACCCTCTACCTTTAATTGTTCAAAAGTCTGATGGTGGCTATAATTACGCCACTACAGACTTAGCTGCTCTGAAATATAGAATTAATATCGATAAGGCTAAACATATTATTTACGTAACTGATGCAGGCCAATCTAATCACTTTGCACAAGTTTTTCAGATCGCTCAAAGAGCCGGTTTTTTAAGAGAAGAGACAAGTGTATCTCATATTCCTTTTGGGCTTGTTAAAGGGGAAGATGGGAAAAAATTGAAAACTCGGTCAGGAGAAACTATTAGACTTAAAGACTTATTAGATAAGTCAATCTATCAAGCCCGTAAGAATTTAGAAAATCGGTTAAAAACAGAAAATCGAGAAGAGTCTCAAGAATTTATTAATAATGTAGCTAATGTAGTAGGTATTGGTTCTGTTAAATATGCTGATCTCAGTCAAAATCGTAATAGTGATTACATATTTAGTTATGATAAGATGCTTTCTTTACAAGGTAACACTGCTCCTTATATGCTTTATGCCTATGCTAGAATTAAGAGTATTCTAAGAGAAGAAAAAATAAATTATGCTGCATTAGAAAATACTCAAGTTATCTTACAAGATGAGGCAGAAATAGATTTAGCAAAATATTTGTTACAGTTAAATGAAGTGATTGAAATAATTGAAAATACACTTCTTCCCAACCGTCTTTGTGAATATTTGTATGAATTAAGTAAACGATTCAACCGTTTCTATGAAAATTGTCCAGTATTAAAATCAGTGGATTCAACAAAATTTTCTCGATTAGTATTATGTGATTTAACAGCTAGAACTCTTGAGCTAGGCCTTTCCTTGTTGGGAATCGATGTATTAGAAAGAATGTAG
- a CDS encoding dethiobiotin synthase gives MQTLFITGTAPSSGKTLLIKILAIYKQTYFCEESSGILDLIQEELDENKLPNNFLFSSPNKIKIVSRQLPRAATVTNSDDLCSNLLGKLWKTLSSLQKELDLVLIDGAESLSSPITREMLISDIVGIWDLPTILIVPIESNTINQAIANIALAVKNKVNLKGIILNCTSPLVQERISQLAPIDLIQSLTNIPILGILPYIKDTEDAKELLSAASSIDLESLFY, from the coding sequence ATGCAAACCTTATTTATTACAGGAACAGCTCCAAGCTCTGGAAAAACTCTATTAATCAAAATTTTAGCTATTTATAAGCAAACTTATTTTTGTGAAGAATCTTCAGGAATCTTAGACTTAATACAAGAAGAGCTTGATGAAAACAAATTACCTAACAATTTTTTGTTTAGTTCACCAAACAAGATTAAAATTGTTAGTCGTCAACTACCCAGAGCTGCAACTGTTACAAATTCAGATGATTTATGTTCTAATCTTTTAGGTAAGCTATGGAAAACTTTAAGTTCTTTGCAAAAAGAGCTAGATTTAGTTTTAATTGACGGAGCAGAAAGCTTAAGCTCTCCTATCACAAGAGAAATGTTAATATCTGATATTGTTGGAATATGGGATTTGCCAACTATTTTAATTGTTCCTATAGAATCAAACACAATTAATCAAGCAATAGCCAATATTGCATTAGCAGTAAAAAATAAAGTGAATTTAAAGGGTATAATACTAAACTGCACATCTCCTCTTGTTCAAGAAAGAATTTCTCAGTTAGCACCAATTGATCTTATTCAATCTTTAACAAATATTCCAATTTTAGGCATATTACCTTACATAAAGGATACAGAAGATGCTAAAGAATTGCTTTCTGCTGCCTCTTCAATCGATTTAGAATCACTATTCTATTAA
- the csaB gene encoding polysaccharide pyruvyl transferase CsaB, giving the protein MKALISGYYGQGNAGDEALLMSLLQMLPSKIEPIVISADPQKTQQKYNVKTCPRLNVFSLLAALKESDIFIWGGGSLIQDTTSLASPIYYLGLMKLAQMKGLKTIAWGQGIGPLHYKFTRWITKKTLAKCTAISVRDRKSAKLLSEWDIHHSIAPDPVWALRSKDISDFIQTSQPIVAINLRNHPSLTIKKLKTLTNALVDFQKITNTYILLVPFQASQDFTIAHHISKKLSKSHEIIQIDDPQRMKGLFKNTNMTIGMRLHCLIMAASERSRCFALSYDPKVKYLMEEINIPGWELDQLPDDSDMIKDAWLKCYFTSAKPLNSSIQSLKERAMLHKKLLEQVAS; this is encoded by the coding sequence ATGAAAGCATTAATCAGTGGCTACTATGGACAAGGAAATGCTGGAGATGAAGCATTACTAATGTCTTTGTTGCAAATGCTGCCTTCGAAAATTGAGCCAATTGTTATTTCTGCTGATCCCCAAAAAACTCAACAAAAATATAATGTTAAAACTTGTCCCCGCCTAAATGTTTTTTCACTTTTAGCAGCTTTAAAAGAATCTGATATTTTTATTTGGGGTGGAGGAAGTTTAATACAGGATACTACAAGTTTAGCTAGTCCTATATACTATTTGGGGTTAATGAAACTAGCACAAATGAAAGGATTGAAAACTATAGCTTGGGGGCAGGGAATAGGTCCTTTGCATTATAAATTTACACGCTGGATAACCAAGAAAACTTTGGCCAAGTGTACTGCAATCTCTGTTAGAGACCGTAAATCTGCCAAACTACTATCGGAATGGGACATTCATCATTCTATTGCTCCTGATCCAGTTTGGGCACTACGATCTAAAGACATATCAGACTTTATACAAACCTCACAACCAATAGTTGCTATTAACTTACGCAACCATCCATCATTAACAATTAAGAAGTTAAAAACGTTAACCAATGCATTAGTAGATTTCCAGAAAATTACTAATACATATATTTTATTAGTTCCATTTCAAGCTTCTCAAGATTTTACAATTGCACATCATATCTCTAAAAAATTATCAAAATCTCATGAAATTATTCAAATAGATGATCCACAAAGAATGAAAGGATTATTTAAAAATACTAATATGACTATAGGGATGCGATTACATTGTTTAATCATGGCTGCTTCAGAAAGATCCCGATGCTTTGCTTTAAGTTATGATCCAAAGGTTAAATATTTAATGGAAGAAATAAATATCCCCGGCTGGGAGCTTGATCAACTACCAGATGACTCAGACATGATAAAAGATGCATGGTTAAAGTGTTATTTTACTAGTGCAAAACCACTTAACAGTTCAATACAAAGCTTAAAAGAACGTGCTATGTTACATAAAAAATTGCTTGAGCAAGTAGCTTCGTGA